One Synechococcus sp. JA-2-3B'a(2-13) genomic window carries:
- a CDS encoding type II toxin-antitoxin system VapC family toxin yields MILVDSTIWIDYFNGISSLHTDYLDWALDQTLILVGDLILAEVLQGFRKDADFEQARCALVKLHQVQMVNPSLAVKSAQNFRLLRRKGVTVRKTIDSLIATWCIENNVPLLHHDSDFDGYEAHLGLRVIRP; encoded by the coding sequence ATGATCCTGGTGGACAGCACCATCTGGATTGATTACTTCAACGGCATTTCATCGCTTCACACCGACTATCTGGATTGGGCCCTGGATCAAACTCTTATCCTGGTGGGCGACCTGATTTTGGCAGAAGTCTTGCAGGGCTTTCGCAAAGATGCCGATTTCGAGCAGGCTCGCTGTGCTCTGGTGAAATTGCATCAGGTGCAAATGGTTAACCCCTCCCTGGCGGTGAAAAGTGCGCAGAACTTTCGCTTGTTGCGTCGCAAAGGCGTGACGGTGCGCAAAACAATAGACAGTTTGATTGCCACTTGGTGCATTGAGAACAATGTTCCGCTCCTCCACCACGACAGTGACTTCGATGGCTACGAGGCGCATCTAGGATTGCGGGTTATTCGTCCATGA
- a CDS encoding DEAD/DEAH box helicase, with protein MSTIFDLHATVLDDYRDFVRSFFLIGDQRAQAFVNQALEEGIHLWPEPLLQLSPSYVSGPTVDELAEAGRIAQETARIFRFEDGRPFRLYRHQEEAIAKALAGESFVVTSGTGSGKSLCYFLPILDNWIRQGGSLGQVTALVVYPMNALVNSQYQSLQTLHERYERAYHRPFPLRFAKYTGETAESDREDLRRDPPQILLTNYVMAELLLVRPEDQRFLSSNGLRFLVFDELHTYRGRQGADVAMLVRRLKGRCAAKDLVHIGTSATMIARPEASALERRQTVADFASRFFGHPFTPEQIIEETLAPLSESGPPSPEELKPALDPPWPTDLASLRRHPLMRWLEYELGLEQSPDGSFRRRVPRELSKVAAQLAELTSTTPESCTESLRQFLAHASSLREGSSRGPALKLHQFISQGRTLYATLESRDKRQFSLEGQVQAGEGKLFFPVKFCRHCGQDYYHVLRSKTHFLPYPLGEEVEEGEDQQAGYLSLDPIDNEWSPEQIPEDWYTPENRLKPHWKKRVPQAVWVRPDGSFSEVPQAEAQKLWWQPQPFSLCLACGEYYSGREREFAKLASLSSEGRSSATTILATSLLRHAAQTGAARGKLLTFTDNRQDASLQAGHFNDFVHVALLRASLYAALQEKKELDFSEVAPAVVQASGLSLADITQNPDLDPDSPSAEEVWQTFSELTEYRLYEDLRRGWRVTHPNLEQVGLLKIEYRSLRELCQGSALAPLHPWFVQAEVEERERLLRAVLDQFRRKLAIDVRLLKAESQRTLRRRAEQHLNEFWGLEEYDELRTATCFVRQSCDGKDITTFSLGPRSALGRFLAKRLGLTRETYDELLGSLLSLLVSYDLLRRHSENGQEAYQLNAGCLRWCLGNGSPPPDPLYSRRAEQSGYSSARRPVNLFFQRLYQAGAAGLGSLEAREHTAQVVRPGEREQRERRFRGEDQARRLPYLVCSPTLELGVDIADLDLVHLRNVPPTPANYAQRSGRAGRQGQPGLIITYCGAFNSHDQYYFRRRPEMVAGRVRPPRLDLANESLLRAHIHAVWLAQVRLPLGNSIETVIDADREELPLRETVAQQIQLEESARQQVKEQVQKLLAADRQLLDKSGWFSERWLQQVIEEAPQAFDRAFDRWRELYRAATQQLEAANRQLQTTRQKKDQQEAERRQQEALRQRNLLLQIGTQREESDFYPYRYLASEGFLPGYNFPALPVRAWVPRGSEGEFIARPRFLAIREFAPHNFLYHEGCQWEAVAFQAPPGGLEERKSSHKLCFSCGAFADPHLDCCPVCGTQFDGQNSLFTQLLEMPNVRMRRRNRITADEEERRRQGYELQTFFQFAPESSGYRVQEADVLSGQTPLLQLRYAPAATLLRINHGWRGSGGRGFLVNFENGEVPSRDQLERNRAGSSNPVPLQSIRLAVRSTQNLLLVRLVQPGVENPQALETTLRYALKRGIEETFELEETELAAECIGQGSHQAMLFYETAEGGAGVLRRLVEEPQALAEVAQVALEICHFQLSEAGIQDLRPECRAACYECLLSYANQREALQLDRYQIRDLLGLLVNSRTELRSLGRSRQEHLEWLRQLLDPRSELERRFLETLAAGGYRLPEDAQKAIADPDCVVDFFYSPNICIFCDGPVHDQPAQAERDRQLRSQLQGRGYRVLVLRYNQDLQEQLARYPEVFGKGS; from the coding sequence ATGTCCACCATCTTTGATCTCCACGCCACTGTTCTGGACGACTATCGCGATTTTGTCCGCTCCTTTTTTCTCATTGGCGACCAACGGGCGCAAGCCTTTGTGAATCAAGCTCTAGAGGAAGGGATCCACCTCTGGCCAGAACCCCTCCTCCAGCTCAGCCCTAGTTATGTATCTGGTCCAACCGTTGACGAGTTGGCCGAGGCGGGGCGCATTGCCCAAGAAACAGCCCGCATTTTCCGCTTTGAGGATGGCAGACCCTTCCGCCTCTACCGCCACCAGGAGGAGGCCATCGCCAAAGCCTTGGCAGGGGAAAGCTTTGTGGTTACCAGCGGCACCGGCTCCGGCAAAAGCCTTTGCTACTTCCTGCCCATTCTCGACAACTGGATCCGCCAGGGGGGATCCCTGGGCCAGGTGACGGCCCTGGTGGTCTATCCCATGAACGCCCTGGTTAACTCCCAATACCAGTCTTTACAAACTCTGCACGAGCGCTACGAGCGCGCCTACCATCGCCCTTTTCCGCTGCGCTTTGCCAAGTACACCGGGGAAACTGCAGAAAGCGACCGGGAAGATCTGCGCCGGGATCCGCCCCAAATTCTGCTTACTAACTACGTGATGGCGGAGCTGCTTTTGGTGCGCCCCGAAGATCAGCGCTTTTTAAGTTCCAACGGGCTGCGCTTCCTGGTCTTTGACGAGCTGCACACCTACCGAGGCCGGCAGGGGGCCGATGTGGCGATGCTGGTTCGCCGCCTCAAGGGACGCTGCGCCGCCAAGGACTTGGTTCACATCGGCACCAGCGCCACCATGATTGCTCGGCCAGAGGCCAGTGCCCTGGAGCGCCGCCAGACCGTGGCCGACTTCGCCAGCCGCTTCTTTGGCCATCCCTTCACACCGGAGCAGATTATCGAGGAGACCCTGGCCCCTTTGAGCGAAAGTGGCCCGCCTTCACCTGAAGAGCTCAAACCCGCCCTCGATCCCCCCTGGCCCACCGACCTAGCTAGCCTGCGCCGCCACCCCTTGATGCGCTGGTTGGAGTACGAGCTGGGCCTGGAGCAAAGTCCCGATGGCAGCTTCAGGCGCCGCGTGCCCCGGGAGCTTTCCAAGGTAGCTGCCCAACTGGCAGAGCTGACCAGCACTACCCCTGAGAGCTGCACCGAGTCCCTACGCCAGTTTCTGGCCCACGCCAGCAGCCTGCGGGAGGGCTCTAGCCGCGGCCCGGCCTTGAAGTTGCACCAGTTTATCTCCCAGGGCCGCACCCTCTATGCCACCCTGGAAAGTCGGGACAAGCGGCAGTTTTCCCTGGAAGGACAAGTGCAAGCAGGGGAAGGAAAGCTGTTTTTCCCCGTCAAGTTCTGCCGCCACTGTGGCCAGGACTACTACCACGTCCTCAGGTCAAAGACTCACTTCCTGCCCTATCCTCTGGGGGAAGAGGTTGAGGAAGGCGAAGACCAGCAGGCCGGCTACCTCAGCTTGGATCCCATTGACAACGAGTGGTCGCCAGAGCAGATCCCGGAAGATTGGTACACCCCTGAAAACCGGCTCAAACCCCACTGGAAAAAGCGCGTCCCCCAAGCAGTTTGGGTACGCCCGGACGGCTCCTTTTCCGAGGTGCCTCAGGCAGAGGCCCAGAAGCTGTGGTGGCAGCCCCAGCCCTTTTCTCTTTGCCTAGCTTGCGGCGAGTACTACAGTGGGCGGGAGCGGGAGTTCGCCAAGCTGGCTTCCCTCTCCAGCGAAGGCCGCTCCAGCGCCACCACCATTCTGGCCACTTCTCTGCTGCGCCATGCCGCTCAGACGGGTGCAGCCCGCGGCAAGCTGCTCACCTTTACCGACAACCGCCAGGACGCCTCCCTGCAGGCCGGCCACTTCAACGATTTTGTGCATGTGGCCCTTCTGCGGGCCTCGCTCTATGCTGCCCTGCAGGAGAAAAAAGAGCTGGACTTCTCAGAGGTAGCCCCGGCAGTGGTGCAGGCCTCAGGCTTGAGCCTTGCCGACATTACCCAAAACCCCGATTTGGATCCCGACTCGCCCAGTGCCGAGGAAGTGTGGCAGACCTTTAGCGAGCTAACCGAATACCGGCTCTATGAAGATCTGCGGCGCGGCTGGCGGGTTACCCACCCCAACCTGGAACAGGTGGGCTTGTTGAAAATCGAATACCGCAGCCTCAGGGAGCTTTGCCAAGGCTCGGCCCTGGCCCCTCTCCACCCCTGGTTTGTCCAGGCCGAGGTTGAGGAGCGGGAACGCCTGCTGCGGGCTGTTTTGGATCAGTTTCGGCGCAAATTGGCCATCGATGTGCGCCTGCTCAAAGCCGAGTCCCAGAGAACGCTGCGCCGACGGGCCGAGCAACACCTCAACGAGTTTTGGGGCCTAGAAGAGTACGACGAGCTGCGGACGGCCACCTGCTTTGTCCGCCAAAGCTGCGACGGAAAGGACATAACAACTTTCAGCCTGGGCCCCCGCAGCGCCCTCGGACGCTTTCTTGCCAAGCGCCTTGGGCTAACCCGGGAAACCTACGATGAGCTTTTGGGATCCCTGCTTTCTCTCCTAGTTAGCTACGACCTGCTGCGGCGCCACTCGGAGAATGGCCAGGAAGCCTACCAGCTCAACGCTGGCTGTCTGCGCTGGTGCCTGGGCAATGGCTCGCCGCCGCCAGATCCTCTGTATTCCCGCCGGGCCGAGCAGAGCGGCTACTCCTCTGCCCGCCGCCCCGTTAATCTCTTTTTCCAGCGCCTCTACCAGGCCGGGGCAGCAGGGCTGGGATCCCTGGAGGCTAGGGAGCACACTGCCCAAGTGGTTCGGCCAGGAGAGCGGGAGCAGCGAGAAAGGCGCTTTCGCGGGGAGGATCAAGCTCGACGCCTTCCCTATTTGGTGTGCTCGCCAACCCTGGAGTTGGGGGTCGATATTGCCGATTTGGATCTGGTGCATCTGCGCAACGTGCCCCCCACACCCGCCAACTACGCCCAGCGCAGCGGTCGGGCAGGCCGCCAGGGGCAGCCGGGACTCATCATCACCTATTGCGGGGCTTTCAATAGCCACGACCAGTACTACTTCCGCCGCCGCCCCGAGATGGTGGCCGGTCGCGTGCGCCCTCCCCGCCTGGATCTAGCCAACGAATCGCTGCTGCGCGCTCACATCCACGCCGTTTGGTTGGCTCAGGTGCGCCTGCCCCTAGGCAATTCCATTGAAACCGTCATCGACGCGGATCGGGAAGAGCTGCCCCTCAGGGAGACAGTGGCCCAGCAAATCCAACTTGAGGAGTCTGCCCGCCAACAAGTGAAGGAGCAGGTGCAGAAGCTGCTGGCCGCCGATCGCCAACTCCTAGATAAAAGCGGCTGGTTTAGCGAGCGCTGGCTTCAGCAGGTCATTGAAGAGGCACCCCAGGCTTTTGACCGAGCTTTCGATCGCTGGCGAGAGCTCTATCGGGCTGCCACGCAGCAGTTGGAAGCCGCTAACCGCCAGCTCCAGACGACTCGCCAAAAGAAAGACCAACAGGAAGCCGAGCGCCGCCAGCAAGAAGCCCTGCGCCAGCGCAACTTGCTGCTGCAGATTGGAACCCAGCGGGAGGAAAGCGACTTCTATCCCTACCGCTATTTGGCTAGCGAAGGCTTCTTGCCCGGCTACAACTTCCCTGCCTTGCCGGTGCGGGCCTGGGTGCCCCGCGGCAGCGAGGGCGAGTTCATCGCCCGGCCTCGCTTTTTGGCTATCCGCGAGTTTGCTCCCCACAACTTCCTCTACCATGAGGGCTGCCAGTGGGAAGCAGTGGCGTTTCAGGCTCCGCCCGGCGGCCTGGAGGAGCGCAAAAGTAGCCACAAGCTCTGTTTTAGCTGTGGGGCCTTTGCCGATCCCCACCTGGATTGCTGCCCCGTCTGCGGCACCCAGTTCGATGGGCAAAACAGCCTCTTTACCCAGCTTCTGGAAATGCCCAATGTGCGCATGCGGCGGCGGAATCGCATCACAGCTGACGAAGAGGAGCGGCGGCGGCAAGGCTACGAGCTGCAGACCTTCTTCCAGTTTGCTCCCGAAAGCTCTGGCTACCGCGTCCAAGAAGCTGATGTGCTGAGCGGACAAACTCCCCTGCTGCAGTTGCGCTATGCCCCGGCGGCCACCCTGCTACGCATCAACCACGGCTGGCGGGGAAGTGGAGGGCGCGGCTTTTTGGTCAACTTTGAAAATGGGGAAGTTCCCTCGCGAGATCAGCTTGAGCGGAACAGGGCAGGCTCGTCCAACCCAGTCCCCCTGCAGTCCATTCGCCTGGCGGTGCGCAGTACCCAAAACCTGTTGCTGGTGCGCCTAGTTCAGCCAGGGGTGGAGAATCCGCAGGCCCTGGAGACCACCCTGCGCTATGCCCTCAAGCGAGGGATCGAAGAGACCTTTGAGCTAGAAGAGACAGAGCTGGCCGCCGAGTGCATCGGCCAGGGATCCCATCAGGCCATGCTCTTCTACGAAACAGCAGAAGGGGGCGCTGGCGTCCTGCGGCGCCTGGTGGAAGAGCCCCAGGCTCTAGCGGAAGTGGCCCAAGTGGCGCTGGAGATCTGTCACTTCCAGCTTTCAGAGGCCGGGATCCAAGACCTGCGGCCCGAATGCCGAGCAGCCTGCTACGAATGCCTGCTCAGCTATGCCAACCAACGGGAAGCGCTGCAGCTTGACCGCTATCAGATCCGGGATCTTTTGGGCCTGCTGGTCAACAGCCGCACCGAGCTGCGCTCCCTGGGTCGCTCCCGCCAAGAGCACCTGGAGTGGCTGCGCCAGCTCCTGGACCCTCGCTCTGAACTGGAGCGCCGCTTTCTCGAAACGCTGGCAGCAGGAGGGTATCGGCTGCCTGAGGATGCCCAGAAAGCCATTGCCGATCCCGACTGCGTCGTTGACTTCTTCTACAGCCCCAACATCTGCATCTTCTGCGATGGCCCAGTCCACGACCAGCCTGCCCAAGCGGAACGGGATCGCCAACTGCGCTCGCAGCTGCAGGGACGGGGCTACCGCGTGCTTGTTCTGCGCTACAACCAAGATTTGCAAGAGCAGCTGGCTCGCTACCCAGAAGTATTTGGCAAGGGCAGCTAG
- a CDS encoding phytoene synthase: MSPLEQSFALCRQITAKHAKTFYLGSLLLPQSKRRAIWAIYAWLRQTDELLDGLEASQAEVEVTRSKLEQWGSHLESLFQGGEPQVPTDLALIHTIRTYRLSIEPFREMLRGQSMDLDTRRYATWEDLRVYCYRVAGVVGLMCSEIMGFVPGRDGREEAVALGIAMQLTNILRDVGEDARRGRIYIPLEDLRRFNYSERDLFNYVIDERWMALMDYEIRRARELYAQAERGIPTLQPDSRWPVAASLMLYRQILNAIERNHYQVFRTRAYVSTLSKALALPVAWWRSNYYGY; encoded by the coding sequence ATGAGTCCGCTTGAGCAATCTTTTGCCCTCTGTCGCCAGATTACGGCCAAGCACGCTAAGACTTTCTACCTGGGATCCCTGCTCTTGCCCCAGTCCAAACGGCGGGCCATCTGGGCCATCTACGCTTGGCTGCGGCAAACCGATGAGTTGCTGGATGGACTGGAAGCCAGCCAGGCAGAGGTGGAGGTCACCCGCAGCAAGCTGGAGCAGTGGGGATCCCATCTGGAGTCGCTCTTCCAGGGAGGCGAGCCGCAAGTCCCCACGGACCTCGCTTTGATCCACACCATCCGCACCTACCGCCTTTCCATCGAGCCGTTTCGCGAGATGCTGCGGGGGCAGAGCATGGACTTGGATACGCGGCGCTACGCCACCTGGGAGGATCTGCGGGTCTACTGCTACCGCGTGGCTGGGGTGGTGGGGCTGATGTGCTCGGAGATCATGGGATTTGTGCCGGGCCGGGATGGCCGCGAGGAGGCGGTGGCGCTGGGGATCGCCATGCAACTAACCAACATCTTGCGGGATGTGGGAGAGGACGCCCGCCGCGGGCGGATCTACATCCCCCTGGAAGATCTGCGCCGCTTCAACTACTCCGAGCGGGACCTGTTTAACTATGTTATTGACGAGCGCTGGATGGCTTTGATGGACTATGAGATCCGGCGGGCTAGAGAGCTCTATGCCCAAGCGGAACGGGGGATCCCTACCCTGCAGCCGGACTCCCGCTGGCCGGTAGCCGCTTCCTTGATGCTCTACCGGCAGATTCTCAACGCCATCGAGCGCAACCACTACCAGGTTTTTCGCACCCGCGCTTACGTGTCCACTCTCAGCAAGGCATTGGCGCTGCCGGTGGCTTGGTGGCGTTCCAACTACTACGGCTATTAG
- a CDS encoding type II toxin-antitoxin system VapB family antitoxin produces the protein MRTNIVLDDDLIERARQVTGLKTKREVIHEALRVLIRLHEQAEIRNLRGKLKWEGNLQQQRLSCLQD, from the coding sequence ATGCGCACCAACATCGTCCTGGATGACGACCTGATCGAGCGTGCCCGCCAGGTAACCGGCCTCAAGACCAAGCGCGAGGTGATTCACGAAGCGCTGCGTGTCCTGATTCGCCTACACGAGCAAGCTGAGATCCGCAACTTACGCGGCAAGTTGAAATGGGAGGGCAATTTGCAGCAGCAACGCCTGTCGTGCCTGCAGGACTGA
- a CDS encoding ABC transporter permease: MVNRALTLPYQRIWEDSLTIFWRDWLDLRGRVWQVVASGLVAPLIYIVAFGVGLGGSLRAEALAEVAGSTAAGSYLRFILPGMVALSAMTISFAGTTFSICGSRLFTKSFEELLLLPVHPLSLHLGKVLAGIARGLLTALGVLAVGVLGTGAWGLLHPLSLLVLLLDCAVFAGIGVIAGLKVPSLESVGVLTNFLITPMSFLGATFFDPAQLPTYLQVLVYCLPLSYASIGMRAAAYQPLAEFPWYTVGVLGGLAVILAFVGAYLFSHQQD, encoded by the coding sequence ATGGTGAACCGTGCCCTGACCCTACCCTATCAGCGAATCTGGGAAGACAGTTTAACCATCTTCTGGCGCGACTGGCTGGATCTGCGGGGGCGAGTTTGGCAGGTGGTGGCCTCGGGGCTGGTGGCTCCCCTCATCTACATTGTTGCCTTTGGGGTGGGCCTAGGGGGATCCCTGCGGGCCGAAGCTTTGGCCGAGGTGGCCGGATCCACGGCGGCAGGTTCTTATTTGCGCTTTATTTTGCCGGGGATGGTGGCTCTTTCAGCCATGACCATCAGCTTTGCCGGCACCACCTTCTCCATTTGTGGATCGCGGCTATTTACCAAGAGCTTTGAAGAGCTGCTGCTGTTGCCGGTGCACCCCTTGTCTTTGCATCTGGGCAAGGTGCTGGCGGGCATTGCCCGCGGCCTGCTGACGGCCTTGGGGGTGTTGGCGGTGGGGGTGCTGGGTACGGGGGCCTGGGGCCTGCTTCACCCCTTGTCGCTGTTGGTTCTACTTTTGGATTGCGCCGTCTTTGCCGGCATTGGGGTAATTGCTGGCTTGAAGGTGCCCAGCCTGGAGAGTGTGGGCGTGCTAACCAACTTTTTGATTACGCCCATGTCTTTTCTGGGGGCCACCTTTTTCGATCCCGCCCAGTTGCCGACCTACCTGCAGGTGCTGGTCTATTGCCTGCCCCTTTCCTACGCCAGCATTGGCATGCGGGCAGCCGCCTACCAGCCGCTTGCGGAGTTTCCCTGGTACACGGTGGGAGTTTTGGGCGGCTTGGCGGTAATCCTGGCTTTTGTGGGAGCTTATCTGTTTTCCCACCAGCAGGACTAG